One Actinoplanes missouriensis 431 DNA segment encodes these proteins:
- a CDS encoding VOC family protein, with amino-acid sequence MTAPSPGAPTWVDLATADLADATRFYTGMFGWTADVSGDDFGGYTTFLRNGLPVAGAGPLFGEGQPTAWSTYFAAADADAVAARVEAAGGKVLVAPFDVVDQGRMAAFLDPAGAPFSVWEAGTMRGAEVFNIPGALSWTELNTRDAAGAMAFYGMVFGWEYRDTQVGGLPYVLCEQHRQSVAGIQLMVGNGWPDDLPPHWLVYFAVGDCDAAAEHAYRLGGRIVHPPTTISAGRYALLTDPQGGSFAILAP; translated from the coding sequence ATGACCGCTCCGTCGCCCGGCGCGCCGACCTGGGTGGATCTGGCCACCGCCGACCTCGCGGACGCCACCCGCTTCTACACCGGGATGTTCGGCTGGACCGCTGACGTCTCCGGCGACGACTTCGGGGGCTACACGACGTTTCTGCGCAACGGCCTGCCGGTGGCCGGGGCGGGACCGCTCTTCGGCGAGGGGCAGCCGACCGCCTGGAGCACGTATTTCGCCGCCGCGGACGCCGACGCGGTGGCGGCCCGGGTCGAGGCGGCGGGCGGAAAGGTGCTTGTCGCGCCGTTCGACGTGGTGGATCAGGGCCGGATGGCCGCGTTCCTGGACCCGGCCGGCGCGCCGTTCAGCGTCTGGGAGGCCGGCACGATGCGCGGCGCCGAGGTCTTCAACATCCCCGGCGCGCTGAGCTGGACCGAGCTGAACACCCGGGACGCGGCCGGGGCGATGGCGTTCTACGGCATGGTGTTCGGCTGGGAGTACCGGGACACCCAGGTGGGCGGCCTGCCCTACGTGCTCTGCGAGCAGCACCGGCAGTCGGTGGCCGGCATCCAGCTGATGGTCGGCAACGGGTGGCCCGACGACCTGCCACCGCACTGGCTGGTCTATTTCGCGGTGGGCGACTGCGATGCGGCGGCCGAGCACGCGTACCGGCTGGGCGGCCGGATCGTGCACCCGCCCACGACGATCTCCGCGGGACGGTACGCGCTGCTGACGGATCCGCAGGGTGGGAGCTTCGCGATCCTCGCCCCGTGA
- the fliQ gene encoding flagellar biosynthesis protein FliQ, which translates to MTDTMVVELALQAMTISAKLAAPVLLTALGVGFVISLFQSVTQIQEATLSFVPKAIAIGVALLLTGNWMLREMLTFTTQLYEKIPQLLA; encoded by the coding sequence ATGACGGACACGATGGTGGTGGAACTCGCGCTCCAGGCCATGACCATCTCGGCGAAACTGGCAGCGCCGGTACTGCTGACCGCGCTCGGCGTCGGCTTCGTGATCTCGCTCTTCCAGTCGGTGACCCAGATCCAGGAGGCGACGCTCTCGTTCGTCCCGAAAGCGATCGCGATCGGGGTGGCGCTGCTGCTCACCGGCAACTGGATGCTGCGCGAGATGCTGACCTTCACGACACAGCTGTACGAGAAGATCCCGCAGCTCCTGGCGTAG
- a CDS encoding HelD family protein gives MTVSIDLDSELAAERTHLVESRAALRRMRDRAQSLFATGDKVAGDAYTAEQLGRHMARRVKELADDPETPLFFGRLDIEETAYHVGRRHVTDDAGEPMVLDWRAPLSRSFYRASVRDPQGVATRRRFGFVKGDLTSFEDEHLDRGEELGTTSRILTAEIERPRVGPMRDIVATIQPEQDELVRAELADSICVQGAPGTGKTAVGLHRAAFLLYLHRERLRRSGVLIVGPNTAFLSYISAVLPTLGEVEVQQSTLEELIARVPVKAVDPAPATFVKHDVRMAAVLHRVLWGRLRKPTEPIMVSDGSYRWRIDVEPLRRIVDEARREGLPYAVGRERVRARVVGLLQRQSEYRTGNSPSETWLRKMSKIAPVTEFLESAWPAVTPESLVVGLLTDPSAAGDLLTEEEQEAIRWVKPPKTVKSAKFSAADLLLLDEAAGLLERENSFGHVVVDEAQDLSPMQARVIARRSEHGSITLLGDLAQGTAPWATTDWREILRHLGKPDAAVVPLTVGFRVPEAVVTLANRLLPALGVNVPEAESLRRDGELAVIAVPEPGVLDARTLAEVTAALAHEGSVAVIAADGAVDRLRAHLTAAGVEHASPDEVEAAARVMVVPATLVKGLEYDHVIVHEPADIVAAEPKGLNRLYVVLTRAVTRLSVLHSQPLPDPLKIA, from the coding sequence ATGACTGTGTCCATCGATCTCGACAGTGAACTCGCCGCCGAACGTACCCATCTCGTCGAGTCCCGGGCCGCGCTGCGCCGCATGCGCGACCGGGCGCAATCGCTCTTCGCCACCGGTGACAAGGTCGCCGGGGACGCCTACACCGCCGAGCAGCTGGGCCGGCACATGGCCCGCCGGGTCAAGGAGCTCGCCGACGATCCGGAGACGCCGCTCTTCTTCGGCCGTCTCGACATCGAGGAGACCGCGTACCACGTGGGACGGCGGCATGTCACCGACGACGCCGGTGAGCCGATGGTGCTGGACTGGCGCGCGCCGCTGTCGCGCAGTTTCTACCGGGCCAGCGTGCGTGATCCGCAGGGTGTCGCGACCCGCCGCCGGTTCGGGTTCGTCAAGGGTGATCTGACCAGCTTCGAGGACGAGCACCTGGACCGCGGCGAGGAGCTCGGCACGACGAGCCGGATCCTGACCGCCGAGATCGAGCGGCCCCGCGTCGGGCCGATGCGGGACATCGTGGCGACCATCCAGCCGGAGCAGGACGAACTGGTCCGGGCCGAGCTGGCCGACTCGATCTGCGTGCAGGGCGCGCCCGGCACCGGCAAGACCGCGGTCGGCCTGCACCGGGCCGCGTTCCTGCTCTACCTGCACCGGGAACGGTTGCGCCGGTCGGGTGTGCTGATCGTCGGGCCGAACACGGCGTTCCTCTCCTACATCTCGGCGGTGCTGCCGACGCTGGGCGAGGTCGAGGTCCAGCAGTCCACTCTGGAGGAGCTGATCGCCCGGGTGCCGGTCAAGGCCGTCGACCCGGCGCCGGCCACGTTCGTCAAACATGACGTACGGATGGCAGCGGTGCTCCACCGAGTCCTGTGGGGACGACTGCGCAAGCCGACCGAGCCGATCATGGTGTCGGACGGTTCCTACCGCTGGCGGATCGACGTGGAGCCGCTGCGCCGGATCGTCGACGAGGCGCGCCGCGAGGGCCTGCCGTACGCGGTCGGCCGGGAACGCGTCCGGGCCCGTGTCGTGGGCCTGCTGCAACGCCAGTCGGAGTACCGCACCGGCAACTCACCGAGCGAGACCTGGCTCCGCAAGATGAGCAAGATCGCCCCGGTCACCGAGTTCCTCGAGTCGGCCTGGCCGGCCGTCACCCCGGAGTCGCTGGTGGTGGGCCTGCTGACCGACCCGTCGGCGGCCGGCGACCTGCTCACCGAGGAGGAGCAGGAGGCGATCCGCTGGGTGAAGCCGCCGAAGACGGTGAAGTCGGCGAAGTTCTCGGCGGCCGACCTGCTCCTGCTCGACGAGGCCGCGGGTCTCCTCGAACGGGAGAACAGTTTCGGTCACGTGGTCGTCGATGAGGCCCAGGATCTCTCCCCCATGCAGGCCCGGGTGATCGCCCGCCGCAGCGAGCACGGCTCGATCACGCTTCTCGGCGACCTCGCGCAGGGCACCGCGCCGTGGGCCACCACCGACTGGCGGGAGATCCTTCGTCACCTGGGGAAACCGGACGCCGCGGTGGTTCCGCTGACCGTTGGTTTCCGCGTACCGGAAGCGGTTGTGACCTTGGCGAATCGCCTGCTGCCGGCGCTCGGGGTGAACGTGCCGGAGGCGGAGTCGCTGCGCCGCGACGGCGAGCTCGCCGTGATCGCGGTGCCGGAGCCCGGGGTTCTGGACGCGCGGACGCTGGCCGAGGTCACCGCGGCGCTCGCGCACGAGGGATCAGTCGCGGTCATCGCCGCTGACGGCGCGGTGGACCGGCTGCGTGCGCACCTGACCGCCGCGGGCGTCGAGCACGCGAGCCCGGACGAGGTCGAGGCGGCGGCGCGCGTCATGGTGGTGCCGGCGACGCTGGTCAAGGGCCTGGAGTACGACCATGTCATCGTCCACGAGCCCGCCGACATCGTGGCCGCCGAGCCGAAGGGCCTGAACCGCCTCTACGTGGTCCTCACCCGCGCCGTCACGAGGCTGTCGGTTCTGCACTCCCAACCGTTGCCGGACCCGCTTAAGATCGCTTGA
- a CDS encoding LLM class flavin-dependent oxidoreductase, with protein MPRIGVMFDRDRAPEELPGFAAAMEEIGVDDLWVVEDLGWAGSVSTAALALAATSRVRVGIGIAPAPLRNPALLAMELAMLARVHPGRLVAGLGHGVSDWMRQVGAERKAKLALLEETIRAVRGLLDGETVTLHGREVHIDGVKLVHPPAVAPPIVTGVVGPRSLELSGRVADGTIIPEGKGPADVAEALELIRRGGGRDDHEAVVFTLLHVSDDPAAIERETGELVRIQAAWLGVEPSELFALIGPAAESPAKVRALAEAGAGTLVLRPLGPDPVGQVKATLAAL; from the coding sequence ATGCCCCGTATCGGAGTGATGTTCGACCGCGACCGCGCGCCCGAGGAGTTGCCCGGCTTCGCCGCCGCGATGGAGGAGATCGGCGTCGACGACCTCTGGGTCGTCGAGGACCTGGGCTGGGCCGGATCGGTCAGCACCGCGGCGCTCGCCCTCGCCGCCACCTCCCGCGTCCGGGTCGGCATCGGCATCGCGCCCGCGCCGCTGCGGAACCCGGCTCTGCTCGCCATGGAGCTGGCGATGCTGGCCCGGGTCCACCCCGGCCGCCTGGTGGCCGGTCTCGGTCACGGCGTTTCGGACTGGATGCGCCAGGTCGGCGCCGAGCGGAAGGCGAAGCTGGCCCTGCTCGAGGAGACGATCCGCGCGGTCCGCGGGCTGCTGGACGGCGAGACCGTGACCTTGCACGGCCGCGAGGTGCACATCGACGGCGTGAAGCTGGTGCACCCGCCCGCGGTGGCGCCGCCCATCGTCACCGGTGTGGTCGGGCCGCGCTCGCTGGAGCTCTCCGGCCGGGTCGCGGACGGCACGATCATCCCGGAGGGCAAGGGACCGGCCGACGTGGCCGAGGCGCTGGAACTGATCCGCCGCGGCGGCGGGCGGGACGATCACGAGGCGGTCGTCTTCACGTTGCTGCACGTCAGCGACGACCCGGCGGCGATCGAGCGGGAGACCGGCGAGCTGGTGCGCATTCAGGCGGCGTGGCTGGGCGTCGAGCCGTCCGAGCTGTTCGCGCTGATCGGCCCGGCGGCGGAGAGCCCGGCCAAGGTTCGCGCGCTGGCCGAGGCCGGCGCGGGAACGCTGGTGCTCCGGCCGCTCGGCCCGGACCCGGTCGGTCAGGTGAAAGCCACGCTCGCCGCGCTGTGA